In the Silene latifolia isolate original U9 population chromosome 1, ASM4854445v1, whole genome shotgun sequence genome, atgcgcgaaaataaaacaagcaaacatgtaagcatatgaataaatcctagtatggcctcctagttaataaacaactagtctattacatttagaaaccaactccttggtcccttgaggaGCGGCTTCATTATTTAATTAtggataattaaataataagttttggatCACCTTTTTAAAAAATCGATTAAATTACAAAATTGATGGATACTAATTGATTAATTCCATTAATAATAGggaaaataatatgtgtagtggtaaaTAActatttacaaaatgaattacatatttattatggaagcaattaaacatgatacgatgtttaaaaaacTATTACACGACTTTGACAAATATAAAACCAACATGGCCCCTATGGTCATTGTGGAGCTtaaaaataagtgtaatggatgattacttacataatcattttaccttattttgtatactaccataatatatgttttatactacattttgcatgtgatgtaagataaaaatataaaacaaaaattgtccactaaagactccttccacccgccacttcctttccCATTCTACACTCTATATATTATTCAACTTCCTTCACTCCATCCTTCTTACACAATTCATCAtactttgcatgtgaacaaagctcttccttctctctaattGTAATTCCTCTCTAGTATACTATTATTACtaagaatagttagtaatattactagtattattatcaagggcaAATTAATAATTACTAGTTCTTACTTATTAATATTCATTTAGTCCTTGATTTATAGATTTTCTAGAGAAGGTTATTCAAGGAGAGATTTCCACTTATTTTAGCTCAAGAATAAATTAGTAAGGAGaataatttgtgcccattttaccttataattaaataataagttgtttttccttaactttgtttttatgtttttatattagcatgcattTACTAAAATTAACATCAATTTATGATTAAtgtattttattagagagtctaatatggatctatgatctttcaatttATCGAGCATAGGCtttgtaatttatttgattttaagcatttttatgaaacatgataattatgtttaaaatcaaaaattgtgttagaagaggttttgcaCAAAATATTTGggaaaaaccaacatggacccaaAAAAGGTTTGTGATGGAtgatttttcaagtaattttttaattttaattttttactACCAAATATAAGTTTTAAAATTTTGCATGTTTTGTAAGATAAAAATTGaaactaaaattagttaaatgttgattcggtgcatggcctTTTTATGgcatttcatgcatattttctactgattgtatgcaaaaggttgaaggttggttcgaaatttttgcatgtttattgattttttgagtaaaaagtcgataaaagtccaattaattaatcataattttgaaatttttgattctgcccatgataaatttatgtacatttagaaatattatttaaatgtcaaaagtgattttgcatgtgtgttttcactttgttttgatgatttattggttttagtggttaaaaaccgataaatatcgatttttttcttcacaaaatttatccgaaatttttgggcaatttttatgactttttggtgttcttgggagtgttccagaatactaaaaatttttgtttcaattgtttgggtaatttttcaattattttggatttttacttaaatattatgatttttccgatttaattagcaaattatcaccaaaccaaactaataatttgtcataaaattagtgaagactaattttgaggttcaaaacagtttggactattagtttggacttaaatgagatttaagagttaattattgatttttacatgttaaaaatcgattaaatccacaaaaccgagatggataccaatgaatgataggtagggcgattttggcatcatatttacagcattttaagcatatttatttaagttgaatgaatgattgtcatttatttaaagtatttatctttttgtacctagtatggcctagttaatttttaatcgttattacccgaaatgaatgggaatatcgatttgtttgtaattaaatacgatctcgtatcgtcggtttgtaattaattaatagttttattcattttattaattaatgtataataggaatagctatgtaattcatttgtaatagttattttaccggcgtttccaaaagacggattacaacgaaaCGAGTCTcttttttggaaggtgttccaaatcccacaaggaagagccacttaaggaatgaagaggcaagggaccaaggagttggtttccgaaatgtaatagactagttgtttattaactaggaggccatactaggatttattcatatgcttacatgtttgcttgttttattttcgcgcatgccaaaatcgccattcacatgcattttatttttcgcggttgtcaattcacgtcatttacattcgctgaattaattcacttataaggaatttatgactaaattgacaagatctctcacataactaaaattgagattagccttaccaattagtaacacctatgaatctcttgttcattagagccacgctcgcccaagcgggtgttctctttttaccttgggtaagtagggtggtaagcggttatcacacgccaaaattggttggactcaacgggatataagacggtcttgtgttccggggctagtagataaatttgaggaaatttgtcgaccaagagttctagaggtagaattagtcaacgtgacttaccgaatttacgcaattatgggatgtttcgcccaagcgatgctcatttttgtttaatatttgggtcttggaatcatttatataatttagtgggaggtcattatataaatgctaaaacttgctaaacatgtttttacaagtaattttaaaacaatgaatgttaatttccctttttgttgtagcattttaattcgcaatggcaacttcatcaactccatcgactacttcactaggcaaagattcatggctaaggtccgtaatggacaaatgtattttaaaagatgacggtagtaactttcttgaatgggaatccaacatcaaaagtgccgcgttgtccgacaatgtgctcacttacttaaccgatgctcctcctatcgagcccggtgcaagagcttcatcggcggtgcggaccgcctatgatgactatgtgaggatgttgaatgatatcaagaatgtgttgatatggtcaatatcgccaaagctcaagccatcatgcatttctttaaatgcttacgagatattcactcgtatgatcactatgttttcacaaacacctaaagtccgtcaatacgatgcggcggcacgcttctttgaagctaagcttgagaggggccaaaaggttggtccccatgtccttcaaatggtcgaatatgttgacatcctagagcgtctagggtgtaagattcctaaaactcttgtggtggatcgtatccttcactcacttcccaccaagtttgcccactttagggtacactacaacatgaatggtatggataagagttaccatgaaattcatgcactcctcacccaagcggagagggatatggaggctagtgggagtgaaaagggagatgttttaaccatgaagttaaagaacatgtctcttggagtcaagaaaggaaaagggaaacaaaagtcccaattcaagaaatcgtcaaagaaaattgacaagggaaaggggaaggccgttgtgaatgacaatcccaaggcaaaaagtgtcaagctctccgaggccgaatgtttccattgtaatgggaaggggcattataggaggagttgtcccaaatacttggaggatctcaaggaagggcgtgtgacgcctattggtatgatttcctctctctatgtgatagacgttaattatgcttgtacttccacttgggtacttgataccggatgtggctctcacctttgtaaccatttgcggggtataagggacgtgcaagcactagcaaaaggtgatgtggatctccgcatgggcaatggagctagagtagccgccgttgccgtagggacctatgtgctcactttagctagtggtttagagttgtatttaaataagtgttattttgtaccaactttaactaagaacatcatctccatttccgcgttagacgcggaaggcttttgttttatgatcaaggacaagtgttgtactttttctttaaatgatgtggtttatggcaaggccatttcaattggaggcatttatgttttaaatgatgttaatgacgtttatcatatggaaactaaaaagctcaaaaagggtgatccaaacgaatcctacctttggcattgtcgtttaggccacataaacgaaagacgcattaagagacttgcttcatcaaaagtgctcaaaccatttggtttcgaatcttatggtacatgcgagtcttgccttttaggcaagatgactcgtgcaccttttgcgggaaaagggacacgagctagtgaggttttggctctcatacacacggatgtgtgtggaccattaaccatcaccgctagaggaggttttcactacttcattacttttactgatgacttaagtagatatgggtatgtctacttaatgaagaacaaaagtgaagcctttgacaagttcaaagagtttcaaaaggaagtagagaaccaattggataaaaagataaagactctacggtccgaccgtggtggtgagtatctaaatattgaatttgattcacacctaaaagattgtggtatagtatcacaatggactcctcctggcacaccgcaattaaatggtgtggccgaaaggagaaaccgaactttacttgatatggttcggtcaatgatgagtctaactgagcttcctagttcattttggggttttgccctcttgtctgcgatattttcactaaatcgaagcccgactaaagcggccgataagactccatatgagatatggacatggagagtccctcatttgtcattcatgcgtatttggggttgcgaagcgtacgttaagatcaagtcgacaataagcttgcacctaggtcgacaaatgtctttttgtaggatatccaagggaaacacgtggctattacttctacaataaacacgagaacaaagtgtttgtggctcgtgatgctgtcttcctagaaaaggaatttatttctaggagacagagtgggagaaaatttgagcttgaagaagttcgagagccacaaaccgagaatgaggtagaggagaacgtggaggaaaacattccctcttcctctgaaacggtaattattcctagaaagtcaagtaggatttctaatccacctgatcgataccttggtaacatcgaagaggatggtgttttgttacttcttgaaagtaatgaacccactacctacaaatcggccatgtctagtcccgactcctcgctttggctagaagccatgcggtccgaaatggattccatgtacgagaaccaagtatgggacttggtggatttacctgagggagtgcgacctcttcaatgtaaatggatatacaaaattaaactcggcgtggataaacatgtggatgtttacaaagctagattggtggcaaaaggtttcacccaagttcatggtttacacaatgacgaaaccttcgctccgaTCGCTATGCTATGctaaggtccattaggataatcttagcggttgccgcatttcatgat is a window encoding:
- the LOC141587095 gene encoding uncharacterized protein LOC141587095, with the translated sequence MATSSTPSTTSLGKDSWLRSVMDKCILKDDGSNFLEWESNIKSAALSDNVLTYLTDAPPIEPGARASSAVRTAYDDYVRMLNDIKNVLIWSISPKLKPSCISLNAYEIFTRMITMFSQTPKVRQYDAAARFFEAKLERGQKVGPHVLQMVEYVDILERLGCKIPKTLVVDRILHSLPTKFAHFRVHYNMNGMDKSYHEIHALLTQAERDMEASGSEKGDVLTMKLKNMSLGVKKGKGKQKSQFKKSSKKIDKGKGKAVVNDNPKAKSVKLSEAECFHCNGKGHYRRSCPKYLEDLKEGRVTPIGMISSLYVIDVNYACTSTWVQNIWLLRMSAMLIELAIPIKPIEVGVLARAVAHMRHCWALELVETKSEVEGVIIHSYSKSSQIETKQ